CGCGTAATCCGCCATGGGGATCCGCCATCCTTTCGCCGCACCACTGCGGCTTGTTCAGATTCATCCGGAATCCGGACCGGCATCCGCTTTCGGGCAACAAAAAAACCTGAACTCGGATGCCGCCGTTCGGCGACGTGAGTTCAGGTTTTGCCCGCTGGTGCGGTAGCAATCCAGATTGCAGGACGAGGTCCTGCGGGGCTCAGGTTACCACAGAGCCGGGATCGCTGCGGCGGGCGATCTGCGACCGGAGGCGCTCGACGTGGACGATGACGTAGAGCAGCTCCTCGTCGGTGAGGTCCGACCCGGTCGCCTCGCGCACATAGGCCTTGACGTCCTCGGCGATCGCGTACGAGCGCGGATAGCTGTGCTTGGCGAACTCGAAGAACGAGGTGTCGCCGCTGGCGAGCATCGACCGTTCGACGAGCCGCTGCAGCAGGAATTGCACGTGAAGGATGAAGCGTGCGTAGTCGTGGCTTCCGGTGTCGAGGGTGACGCCGAGGCCGTTCTCGACCGTCTGGGCGACGTGCTGCACGCGACGGAACAGCAACGCCGCGGTGCCGTTGGGCTCATCGCGCGTCGCATTGAGCACGTGCATCGACAGGAACACCGCCTCCTCGGCGGGCAGCTCGCGGCGCAGCGAGGCGCCGATCGAGTCGGCCATGGCCTCAGCGGCAGCGAACTCCTGCGGGTGCAGCACCCGCAGCTCGGGCATCGAGGTCGCTGGGATCCGCACCCCCTTGTCGAGCCGCTCGAGCACGAACTGGATGTG
This DNA window, taken from Microbacterium invictum, encodes the following:
- a CDS encoding PRD domain-containing protein, whose translation is MGRDGHSTARGAAVHRSTDVHKVLNNNVVISIDVDGGERVLMGRGLGFGLKPTDEIDPAKVEKTFILDTGAEGERERRLLTDVPYPIIEAVTRAVDEAERILGRHLGRRLAIAVIDHIQFVLERLDKGVRIPATSMPELRVLHPQEFAAAEAMADSIGASLRRELPAEEAVFLSMHVLNATRDEPNGTAALLFRRVQHVAQTVENGLGVTLDTGSHDYARFILHVQFLLQRLVERSMLASGDTSFFEFAKHSYPRSYAIAEDVKAYVREATGSDLTDEELLYVIVHVERLRSQIARRSDPGSVVT